From the Fusarium oxysporum Fo47 chromosome X, complete sequence genome, the window GTCTGACAACAGCTGCTCAAACCACTCAAACATAAACAAAGATACCAAGATGTGTTAATGCAACGTTCAATAGCACAATATTCATCGTTAAAAAAGACGATTGAacccttgatcttggcagcgAATTTCGGTATCGTGCCTGGGACCTGGGCCTGGTCAACGGGGCCCGCGCGTTTGGAATGCAGGGCCAAACTATCAGGTTACGCAAACAGCAATCAACACGACAATCAACAAAGACCAACGATTCTAGCCCTCCACACAGCGCAAGCCACGATTGGTTCTCTCGTAGTTTCCGGCATCTAAGTTTCCACGCTTTCGTCGTTTCTGACAACAATCAAGCTTTCTGGGGCGGTTCTAGTAGCTGAGAGCGTTTGGCATGCGACGCTACCTTCCGAATGCTTCTTTGTTAAGCGAATTTCTTGAGGTCCAGAAGTTAACCATGCCGCTGGCTTGTCCGTAGAGCATGCCATGCGAGAGATATCGCATTTCTAGACTTTCTGGTTCTTCAGCCCTGCTGCTTTGGGTCTGGACATCCCGGGGAACTGGAAGCTGGGGATTTCTTGATCAGAATTATAGAGCTAAAGCAAATCATATCATGCATTTGTCACACCACCTTCCTTGGCGGCAATTAAGCTCTTTGGCCCTCTGAACAAAGTGGAAATGGAGAACGCGTCAGCCTAGTCTTGTTGGATCTAATGAACTCTACATATCCCCTGCTGTGAAGGGCTGAGCACGATTTCCTTGGTGGAGTTTGCTTCCACCGAGGCGTCTAACATTAGATGCCGTTCAAACAATCTTTTTCACGTGAAACTAATTCAACCTAATGGCCTTTAAAGAATTACGGGATCTTGCAAGTAGGTTATTGCGGAAGCATAGGTGTATGCTTAAATGGTAGACATAACGGGTACTCTTTAGCCTACCCTAAATTACTCAGAAATCACCTGCTATTGcattatattacttaaagaGCCTATTTGAAATTGTtgaaataaataatagaGTTGTAGATACCTCGGATAAGGTTTACaattaaaatataatctGTTATAAACTGTTGTTGAATAATGAGCTCTTGTCCATTGGTATGCCAaattattctaatatatataatattaatagaatagtatattattagtaaattacTGCAATTATATTTCTCCTCAATTAACAAATTCGACACTTTCAAGGAATAGTTTAAACTAAGAAAAAAGATAAACAAAGGGAAAATTGTGATGAGAATAGTGCCAAATTGGTGAAGTGGCCAAAAGGAAAGATTCGACGTGGGCCTGATTCGAACAGACGCCCCCGAAGGGAATAGATTTCTAGTCTATCGCATTAGACCACTCTGCCACCACGCCTTTTAAGTTGCTCTATAGTATCGGTCCAGTGATTATAAGGTACGATTTCGCTCAGCATTACCCCATCGAAAGGCTGTCGGGATTCATGCCATTCCCTAAAATACGTTGCTAAAACTCACGCAATTTGTTTCTTTGACTTATCAATCGGAAATTCCTTCCTTGTTTCCACGTGTAATCATTCTGTATCACATTCGTCATCAGCAAAGTGGATTCAATCCCCAATAACCACCCTCTGATTCGCCCACTCGTAACAAACccatctcttctcctccctCACCAAAACGTAAACTCAAAAGTTCGCCAAGGATTATAATTAACAACCAAAAAATGTTCTCTCACGAAAATGAATACGAGATAAATACACATTCCTCTACCGCGCACTCTCATGCCGATTTTCCGTGGTACCCCTTGCAGACTCGTATTCAAGATGTCATCGCCCCAGGCAGACTCATAATCGTCGGTGACGTACACGGCCGTCTGCCCGAACTGAAGAAATTAGTGGAAAAAGTCGCGTATAGCAAGCCCAATGGCGACAAACTTATTCTCGTCGgggacttgatcaacaaGGGTCCTGATAGTCCGGGTGTTGTCCAGTTGGCGATGGAGCTTGGGGCGAGTGCGATAAGAGGGAATAATGAAGACAGGGTGCTTGCTGCGCATTCTGCTATCAAAAGGGGGGAGGATACGAAGCTTGTTGAGCggttgaagaggctggcGCTTGAAGCGGAAAAggagaaagacaagaaggatgGCGAACCGGCCCCATCCGAGACGAAGGACGATTTGAAGTCAATATCACCAGAGGACCTCAAACCTTACAGTTCGGAAAGCGACTTTACAACTGCCGCCAACCTTAGCGATGAGCAAATTTCCTGGTTAGCCTCACAACCGCTAGTTCTACGGATCAAACTACGAAAGGGAGCAACATCACCGCCCTGGAACTCTGGGACTCTGCTTGTCGCGCACGGCGGTCTAGTTCCCTTACTTCCACTGGAAGAACAAGATTTATGGGCTGTCATGAACATGCGAGGACTGGTATATCCAGACCCAGAGGCTACTGTCACCGAACCCATTCGAGCAGGTCTACTCAAGGGAGCCAAGAGTCGGACACGACGCTATGCTGCATGTGGCGATGTCAATGATGCTGATATAAAGACCGAGCTATCAAAATGGGCAGATATTGTTAATAACGGCGAAGGCTTCAGTGGTCAGTACAAAGAGGGTGTTATTGGATTTCCTCTCGAAACCCGAGAAGGCGATTGGTGGATTGATGCTTGGAATCGATGGCAGAACTCGATTGGGGATCCTGAGAAGCGAAGTATCGTCGTTTATGGCCATGATGCAAGAGTTGGAATACAAGTTGGCGCAGACTCGCCCGAGGTTGCAAGATACACCTTTGGTCTGGACTCTGGCTGTGTATATGGGAAGAGCTTAACGGCTATGatcattgatgagaaggaggatggtaaGGGACTGTCGCATTCGATAGTCCAGGTTGATGCGATCAAGAAGggtgaaggaaaagaaggagaggcGGTCTGATATCCCTAACCAATTCATCAGCTTGTAGAGGAGGATGCGATGAGGGCTAcagatcatcatcgttgACTGCTGCTATTCCTATCCAAAATCTCAGACTTCGCTACGTCATACTCTGGCGCGAGTCAAATCATACAAATGTGACATACTATTCGCCTTTAAACTGTTGGTTTTGTACAAGTCCTCGTTTTTACTTACTCATGTGAAGCATGCTGAACTTGATCGCTTTCGGTAAGCGTCGCTGCTACCAAAAATGATGCTCCGATTTTGGTCCGACCTAGGCCATTTTCACGCCCTACGCAGAGCGTCACGCGCCATGAGCTACCTGCACTGATTGGATCAATGCTGTGTTATCATTCGCGAATGTCACCAACTTATACAAGAGCAAAGATGATCACAAAAAGATGTGGAAAGTCGAAGAATAGTTATGATACCGATAGAATCATTGGGTTCTTTTACCGGATCGAGATTTGGTTAACTCGAATGTGCCAGAACTCTTGCGTTGGTATATGCAAGCTTTCCGGCTTGCTGGGCTTCAAGATGCAACATTTGGTCAAGAATGGAATCCCGTGATAGTTCTTAGATAGCTCCGATCACGCTCGATGTTCTGTAGTAAGAACGGATGAAAGTAATGATCCGTGCTCGAGCCTCTCCAAAACTTGTTGGCTTGAACCTGGCCGCAGCCAGAGACGAGCGAAAGGCGACACTTTGTGAGCTGTAGCATCAATGTTCAAACAACCAGGATCGGATCGCCATCGTTAAATGTAGATCTTTCTCGATATACAGAGTTGAATGGTGCCATTATCTATTCATTTGCAGAG encodes:
- a CDS encoding Metallo-dependent phosphatase-like protein, which encodes MFSHENEYEINTHSSTAHSHADFPWYPLQTRIQDVIAPGRLIIVGDVHGRLPELKKLVEKVAYSKPNGDKLILVGDLINKGPDSPGVVQLAMELGASAIRGNNEDRVLAAHSAIKRGEDTKLVERLKRLALEAEKEKDKKDGEPAPSETKDDLKSISPEDLKPYSSESDFTTAANLSDEQISWLASQPLVLRIKLRKGATSPPWNSGTLLVAHGGLVPLLPLEEQDLWAVMNMRGLVYPDPEATVTEPIRAGLLKGAKSRTRRYAACGDVNDADIKTELSKWADIVNNGEGFSGQYKEGVIGFPLETREGDWWIDAWNRWQNSIGDPEKRSIVVYGHDARVGIQVGADSPEVARYTFGLDSGCVYGKSLTAMIIDEKEDGKGLSHSIVQVDAIKKGEGKEGEAV